The Lolium rigidum isolate FL_2022 chromosome 1, APGP_CSIRO_Lrig_0.1, whole genome shotgun sequence region atgaagaggttgactttggtcaacctaggtcatatattattcataagagaaattaaatcttaagaagattcaatgagaggaaattattttctcaccaactaaagagaaaccctaactccattttcaatgagaggaaattattttttttaataaggaaaccctagcataatcttgtaataaatgttaagtagtgatgctagatcattgtgtgagccactaaggctaattaagagtacttaagtattttttggtgattgtatcctcgtattcgtttatagacgctagtaccggagactatcaagaggaggaggtattctaccaagaagaagaagaagaacactttgatcacctcaccaatcaaggcaagctaatattaatGCCATCTATTACcagtgcaagataatactcttgcaagctaatactcttgcaagctgatattcttgcaagctatacGCTTGCAAACTAATATTCTGgtgaagtgcaaagctctacaagagcaaggcaccattacatttttcgTTATGAACCTAACCCAAgtgtttactttacaagctttaatgcttttggtttatcaaagtttacttttgattcatgattcacttggtctagagtagaacaagaccattaaatttagtctagagcaatgaaagctagatagcacccctcatgactagttgctagtgctaatcaatcaaaaattggactactctagatgggaacatgtgactttgaaatgaagttgaaaccttggaatgatggttcattccattgaatgattttgaaggtgaatatgaccaagagaagatagtgatttttgatataaaactgatggttgggttcggatgcgataccattccaattttgaaagtacccccacaatatccaatatgggtaagggcttaactagaaatttatgtgctttagtatgggttccctctaaacaagcgtcatcggggttatgccaagggctgcctccaaagaaatatgagatgatgtgaaatgatgtgaaatgaggtgaattgtccggcccaagccctgtgcagttcccaggctgactgtctgtcttcactgggaggccaagctcatggggagaggtgcctatactagagtatataagtgaaaggttatggttggtagtccgcatacggagtatgataaatcagggccagttaaccctgacggattattgcaaatgttgtggcacaagtgtacgacctctgcagagtgtagaactattcgaatagccgtgtccacggttacggacgattggaaaggccatactgttccgtcatcagaccattttcgaaAATGTAacatatgactggtgacttgaatttgaaaggtgaatggtgactttgaattgaatcacaacagagttgtgggaatgacactaatgttcccacttgagttagtctagtgattcaagcatctttactaaatgtttatgaaataaacttggctttatgcaaataaacctagagcttagtatccccttaccacaattgataatgcttacactagtattagtttgcgagtaccttaaaagtactcatggctttgtccctggctattcaaatggccagactatgaaggtgaacagcagtacgaggaagatggacagcagaacgtctacgacaactaggaccgctcctgacgtcaagcgttggcctgtggattagatatccactactacttcgcttccgctatttgtgatgttcgttgatcaatagatcaactacttttgtaatattggatcatgtgatccatctTTGTAAGAcgcttatgtgttgtaataaatgatgactctatgatattcaactattatgtctcgcaacaacaatattcctgggattgcgatgtacggcataataggcatctggacttaaaaatccgggtgttgacatcaatctcctcttggttcctaagcTTTACGTCGATCAAGGTTTTTCCCATCATGTGTTGTGGCATGCACCGCGAGTCGGGAAATTAAGCCTTCGAAACCCCTCCTCTTATGATCATGTACGGAAGAGCGGCGACAAGGTTTTTGGAAGCTTCTTTTGCACGAATACTGACTTCATCACGGACGTGAACGACTTCTTCCCCAATGACGATTTCTCCTCTAATAGCAGTGACCTCTACGATGATAAGGCGACAGCTCCGGCAACACGAACGGATCTTCTTCCACTATCCCATATGTCATCATAATTTTTCTAATTGAGCTCATGCTGAAATTTCTTGTTCTGgcatttttttcttctaaaattGATATAACCGTACTATTTGTTAGATGGCATGTCTAGTTTATCTCTTATATTTTTAGTTTTTCCTATACTGTTTTTTGGTTAAGTTATGTGAAAAGTTCTTTATATTTCCAACACGCCAAGACGCGAACAATGGATATGGCACGTGGACTCTTTCTGTAAAGTTCTTACTTTACTCGAACTGAAAAAATGTGTGCACACCCTGTCCAAATAGCCTGCTCGATCTAGCTGAGCTTGCAAACTGAAATGTTTAGGCAAAGATATCTCCCCACTTTGCCGGTTTGGTTCCACTTTGCTTTGCATGCATTGCCTGAATTCAGCTCGCCCATTCCATTGCCAGCTTCACCTGGACAAAAGATATTGCTAAATGCTAAGTATTAGCTTTATGTAGCCAAAATGGTTGTGGGCACGTACCTCAGTACCTGCAGCTAGTTTTGGGTGGCGCGCAAACGCATCAAAGCTTTTCTGCCTATACCCAAACCAAAATGTATAATAATTTACATGTGATCAATGTTTTTATTTAAATTCGGATATGCAAACAGGCAAATAATCACATTTCCTCATTGGCTGCTTTTACGGATCTCAAAGCAATgttatgacatttattggacaTGATAACTTCCCGGTTCAAATCGCAGGGTGTGTGACAATCAAATTGAACAGGGTGGGATCTGCAGTAAAACTTATTAGAGAGTGTGACATCGGCTCAATTGGAATGATAAGATACTCATATCAACATTGAAACTTCTTTTCTGGAAACTTatttaaaaaaactccaagattAAACATGATTGGTGGATGGGTGGATGACCTGGAACAATTTTAGGATGGGTGGATGACCTGGAAGTTGATCCCGAGTGCGCACAGGTGAGAATAAAGTGTGCAAAAAAAATATATGTTGATTTGTGGAGAGGTAAAGAGCTCTCAGGGGTAACAGGCCGGGCAGAGGATGGTCCGGAAGTGAGCGATTCATCCCATTTAGCCACCTTTAAAATAAAACATGTGTAGTATTTACCAAAACATAGGCCCTGGCCTATGCATACCCATGTGGGTGCATGTACATGTATCATTAATTACTATACTCTCGCAGATTAACTTTACCACATATGATCGCACCCTACTACTCATTTCCATAATTAACTTGCATTTTAGGTTTAGTCAAAGTAAAACATCATAAATTTTGACCaattatataggaaaaatatcaaTATTCACACTATAATATAGATATTGTTTTATGATGTTTCAAacaacctctattttatattgcgAATGTTCATAGTTTTCCCATTTACTTAGTACATGTTAGTAATTTACTAGAAAGATTTCTGAGTTTGAGCTATAATGCGCCAAAAGTTATCTTTCAAAAAACTTCTAGTGTTTTAGTTCAAGTCCATTTTTGTACACCCTCTGTCCCAAATTAGGATGCCAATAATATTTGGATAAAGTCAAACTTCTCAAAGTTTGGCCAACTATATAGAAAAGAGTATCAACATTTATAATCTTAAATTAATATTTTAGAACCACCATGAAATATATTTCATATTATGTGCATTTAATttgagatgttgatatttttataTGTAGCTGCTCAAAGTTTAAAGAGTTTGACTTTGACTGAAAACTATATGCATCCTAATTTAGGAAGGAGGGAGAGTACATGTATCATTAGTTACTATGCTCTCATAGATTTAACTTTACCACATATGATGGCATACTACTACTACTCCTTTCCATAATTATGTTGCGTTCTATGTTTGGTCAAAGTGAAACTTCGTTAAATTTTGACCAATTATGTTAGAAAAATATCAATATTCGCACTATAATATAGTTATTGTTTTATGATGTTCCAAAAAACATCTATTTTATAATGTGAATGGTCATAGTTTTCCCGTTTACTTAGTACATGTTACTAATTAAGTGGAAAAAATTCTGAGTTTGAGCTAATGCACCGAAAGTTATCTTTCGAAAAAACTTCAAGTGTTTTAGTTCAAGTCCATTTTGGTATTGAGGAAAAAACCTAAGAGTGAACTGCCTCCTCTCCATGTGGCGCTGATTGGTCGATTTGGGTTGTCAGAAACTATGTCAAACTGACTAAACTACGATATTTAGGTTCCGTGAAACAACTTACCAGAGAAATGTTGTGTGTTTTTTATAAGAAAAAAAATTTATTGTTGTTTTGTGAAACCCAATTCCCAATAATTGTGGTTTCTTGAAAAGTGGTAGATTTGAAAACCATGGTTACTAGACCATAACACCTaccaattttgttgttgttggcatGAATCATCAGGCGCCCATACATACATGTAGCTTGTTAGGAAGGTAAGGGGCATACAGGAAGACTTGATCTAGCGCAATGGCAGCCGCATAGGATAGCCGAAGGCGGCAATGGCGTGGAGCTAGTTGACGTGATCTTACAATGAGGGAAATGATGATGACGAGGCATGTTGGATAAATGGTATCAAGTGTAGGAGGGAGTGGGACAAAGAAAACTATTTTCTCTCTCTTGTAGCTAATTCTAAAAGAAGGAACTGCCAAAACACGGAAGCTTGACATTTTCTAATTTTTAGTTAAAATGTTTTATTCACTTTTGTGAATTTTAGTCAATTTTTATTTATGCTTCTTGTCTTTGATgcatttgcaaaattttctaccaATTAAAAATTTATTTTGTAATTGCTTTTTAAATGTGATGCAATTGGACATATTTATATGCAATTTCTCTTTTGTTGGTGCAACTCTAAAAACATATATGATCTAGGGCGAGGTTGTCGCGGCTAAGTTACTGTAATCATAAATGCGTGGAATTTACTTGGCTAAGGTACTTTGCATTTATTATTATATTACTTTTGCTGCATTTGCCTATATTTTTCAGCAATTGCAAATCACAATTTTATTTTTTGAGTTTGTTGCATTCTTACATTTTCCATTGCACttttggtggtgcaactctagaaAACAGGCTGAAACTTCCAAAAATCCGAGTCAGCTGCCTCTGGACACAATTTGTTCTTTTTTTAAACCCAGACCTCATACAATTCGGTACAACGCATATGTATCCCTAGGCACCCTAGCATTTAGCGCTGTACAAATAATACCCAAACCCAACGCCCTAAATTCCCCTCTGTCTTGCCAAATGTGAACATGCCGGGACGAATTACGTATCTCTCGGTGCCCAACAGCCCATGCCACCTCGCCATGCCGGAGATCTATCTGTCTATCTGTCGATCGAATCGAGTCGCGAATTCGAATTGGGCGACGCATGCACAGCCGGGAAGATATACGATCAACCGTGTTAGGTGACTAATTAGGCCGTGACCAGCCGTGTTCCGAATTGAATGCCCCATCGATCTCTAACCTGGCATCTCCCATCTCATCTCATCTGACCATCGCCGTGCCAACGtcagcgacggcgacgacgagcgagCATGACATGATCGGGAACGCGCAGCCGTCCGATCGCTCGCCCACCGGCCGGGAGTCGGGACCGGCCTCGCGAATCGAACCTCGCCACCTGGCGTCCGGCACCCTAACCGAGAAAAGTCTATAGCTACGTATATCTACCTAGCTATACGTAGTATAGTACCAGTACTAATACGAGCAGTGTGCCGTAGCCTTCTCCCCTCCTTTCTCTCTCCTTCTGTCCGTAAATACTAGTTGACCTGACCATGCTGTGTGCTGGCTCCTATTAATACCTTCGTCTCCCTCGGCCCCCCTTGATATCTCTCTTGGTATATGGTAGAATCGATCGGTCGCTCGTCCGCTCGTCCGCAACCACTTGCGAGCTAGAGCTCGAGTAGTGCGCGGAGTGCAGAGACGGCGTCGATCCTCGACCGGTCTGCGAGACTGCGAGGGATTGAGATTTGAGAGGGAactgcggtggtggcggcggcgatgaaTTCCCTGAGTATGGTCGAGGCGAGGCTGCCGCCGGGGTTCAGGTTCCACCCGCGGGACGACGAGCTCGTGCTGGACTACCTCTCAAGGAAGCtcgtcggtggcggcggaggggcggcggTCGTGGCGAGCATCTACGGCTGCCCCACCATGGTCGACGTCGACCTCAACAAGATCGAGCCCTGGGACCTTCCTGGTAAGACCTAATCAAGTGTATACCTAGATAGCTTAATTACACCATCATATGCATCTATACGTTCATGATTCTTCGATCATCTCATTCATATGCATATGGGTGCTTCGATCCTCTGGGCCCGATTCGTTGCTCCCCTCCTCCCTTTTCTTTTGGCTGCTAGCTAATTCCTGGTTATTTCTTTGACGACGAACAACAATAAGTTTTCTGCTCTTCGTCGATTCGATGACGTCTCGAATCACCCTTAAAAATCTTCATCCTGTAATGACATATATCTGTCCAGCGTTTATTAAGTTCACGGGATTTAAAATGAAGTTGATCGTTTCTAAACAGACAAAGTCTTCACTGTACTCATTCGCAAAAAAAGAAAGTCTTCACTGTACTAAATTATTCCTCGTTCTTATTTTTCTGGACGAAGAAATCACTCGATCCCGGATATTAATATTATTTGTCCGGCCGTGTGTATGCATGATTATCCAAGGTTCCTCTCAATCATGCATCAGAATGTATGTATTGCTCTCTGTTGGTATCAACTTGAATTTAACATCTTGGGACCAATTATGTGTGCACCTTAGTTCGTTATCTTCATTAATTAACCATTCCAAGAAAATTCTCTTTGTTCCTTTTTCCTCTGATGCCAGCATGTGTACTTCCTTGAATTCCAGCCAAATCTAAGGTGGTTGTGTGCATGCTGCTAGTGCTAGCTAGTTGATCCTTTGCCACTCCCAGCCACAACTGAAGTGACCACGTCAATTTCGATCCCATCATCAAGTTGCAACTTGCAACTATGCATGCTTCCCATACCGCTAGAAACacaccttttttcttttcttttaatcTCACTTTTTTGGCCCTTCCTTTTTGGTGTGCCCATGCCCTTTTTTTCTCTTTATATTATAACTATATATGTCCTAATTAATTTTGATTAACATTTGAAAAGTCATGATCCAATAGGCAAGAAAATATCAGAGCGAGAGAGAACAACTTCTTGCATAGTATACagtttctttctcttttgttcCAGATTTACTAGACTTGATCAGTGGATGAATACATATAGTTCCTGGGAATTATTCTACAATGAGAACAAAATTCACACGTCTTGTCTGCCTGCTTGTCGCCTTCCCCATCCCCATAACAGAAGGATATTCTCACATCCATGAGTCTGTTTGGCCCCTTCCTAGCCTGCTCCTCATCTGTCCCTGTTCATGCCATGCCATCAAATATTCCCCCACTTTGCCTGATCCTTAAAGGGAATTAACAGCCCATGGATGGGGACAAACTTAACACAAAAAGAAGGCCTCCCACTTTGCCTATTAGTAGAAACACACCATGCACAAAGCCATGAGAAAAGAACATATATATGGAAAGGGTGGGATATATGTTAATTGATATCTCATAAGAGTAAGCAAGATGCCTTTCCCTTATTATTAGATTTCCATCCAATGGTTCCAAAAATAACTTTATTCTCCCCATTATGCAATCACCTATTATTGGGTATTGTCTATAGCTGAACTAATTAAATGTGGCTCTTGTGTTACGAATTTCTCATGACAAAAAAAGCAAGCAAtacaattttttttgacaaagtTGTGTTTCCACATTACAAGTAGATCATTAGTCTAATAGATACTCATTTCTTTAATATTTGAGATAAATGATTATTTCATCCAAAGTTATATTGTTTTTTACATAATTGTTTGTTAATTTGTTTCTCAGAAATTGCATGCATTGCCGGGAAGGAGTGGTATTTCTACAGTCTAAGGGACAGAAAGTACGCCACTGGTCAGAGAACAAATAGAGCAACTGAATCCGGCTACTGGAAGGCTACCGGGAAAGACCGTCCGATAACCCGGAAAGGGTTGCTAGTGGGCATGAGAAAAACCCTTGTATTCTATCAAGGAAGAGCCCCTAAGGGGAAGAAGACTGAGTGGGTCATGCACGAATTCCGCAAGGAAGGGCAAGGCGATCCAATGAAGGTACCATTCAAGGTAATCATCTTATTTTGGAACATATGTGTAGAAGATGATTCATGTACTACTATTTTGATGAGCAATTTATCTTTCCACTACTCGATACTCTATGAATTTCTCCTTTTGTTCCTTATCTGATGCTGTATTATAATGTACTATCATATCAAGAATGTAAAATGCGCCACCAATTTTGATGCACACAATCAAGAAACTATATATTTTGGGACAATTCTTTTTTTGGAAAGGGGGGACTTTGAAAACGAAACTGGCCATATTG contains the following coding sequences:
- the LOC124684445 gene encoding NAC domain-containing protein 21/22-like; the protein is MNSLSMVEARLPPGFRFHPRDDELVLDYLSRKLVGGGGGAAVVASIYGCPTMVDVDLNKIEPWDLPEIACIAGKEWYFYSLRDRKYATGQRTNRATESGYWKATGKDRPITRKGLLVGMRKTLVFYQGRAPKGKKTEWVMHEFRKEGQGDPMKVPFKEDWVLCRVFYKTRATIAKPPTGNSYNMDSAAATSLPPLVDNNYIAFDHQAGMQNLEGYEQVPCFSNNPSSHPPSSASMNIPVTAPMADHQEHQHMGKAIKDALSQLTRFEQGNVKSEAPAQGGVFAQDGFEYLAESGFSQMWNSLN